The Canis aureus isolate CA01 chromosome 9, VMU_Caureus_v.1.0, whole genome shotgun sequence genome has a segment encoding these proteins:
- the DEGS2 gene encoding sphingolipid delta(4)-desaturase/C4-monooxygenase DES2 gives MGNSAGRADFEWVYTDQPHTQRRKEMLAKYPAIKALMRPDPRLKWTVLALVLAQLLACRLARELPWRWLLFWAYAFGGCVNHSLTLAIHDISHNAAFGSGRAAHNRWLAVFANLPVGLPYAASFKKYHVDHHRYLGGDGLDVDVPTRLEGRLFCTPARKLLWLALQPLFYSLRPLCVHPKALTRMEVLNALVQLAADAALFALWGLKPVAYLLASSLLGLGLHPISGHFVAEHYMFLKGHETYSYYGPLNWITFNVGYHVEHHDFPSIPGCNLPQVRKIAPEYYDHLPQHHSWVKVLWDFVFEDSLGPYARVKRVCKLAEDGL, from the exons ATGGGCAACAGCGCGGGCCGCGCGGACTTCGAGTGGGTCTACACCGACCAGCCGCACACGCAGCGGCGCAAAGAGATGCTCG CCAAGTACCCGGCCATCAAGGCGCTGATGCGGCCCGACCCGCGGCTCAAGTGGACGGTGCTGGCGCTCGTGCTGGCGCAGCTGCTGGCCTGCCGCCTGGCGCGGGAGCTGCCGTGGCGCTGGCTGCTCTTCTGGGCCTACGCCTTCGGCGGCTGCGTCAACCACTCGCTGACGCTGGCCATCCACGACATCTCGCACAACGCCGCCTTCGGGTCGGGCCGCGCGGCGCACAACCGCTGGCTCGCCGTGTTCGCCAACCTGCCGGTGGGCCTGCCCTACGCCGCCTCCTTCAAGAAGTACCACGTGGACCACCACCGCTACCTGGGCGGCGACGGGCTGGACGTGGACGTGCCCACGCGCCTGGAGGGCCGGCTCTTCTGCACGCCGGCGCGCAAGCTGCTCTGGCTGGCGCTGCAGCCGCTCTTCTACTCGCTGCGGCCGCTCTGCGTGCACCCCAAGGCCCTGACCCGCATGGAGGTGCTCAACGCGCTGGTGCAGCTGGCCGCCGACGCCGCCCTCTTCGCCCTGTGGGGGCTCAAGCCCGTGGCCTACCTGCTGGCCAGCTCCCTGCTCGGCCTGGGCCTGCACCCCATCTCCGGGCACTTCGTGGCCGAGCACTACATGTTCCTCAAGGGCCACGAGACCTACTCCTACTACGGGCCCCTCAACTGGATCACCTTCAACGTGGGCTACCACGTGGAGCACCACGACTTTCCCAGCATCCCCGGCTGCAACCTGCCCCAG GTGCGGAAGATTGCACCTGAGTACTACGACCACCTGCCCCAGCACCACTCGTGGGTGAAGGTGCTCTGGGATTTTGTGTTCGAGGACTCACTGGGGCCCTATGCCAGGGTGAAGCGGGTTTGCAAGCTGGCCGAGGACGGACTGTGA